A window from Aliamphritea hakodatensis encodes these proteins:
- a CDS encoding IS110 family transposase, whose product MTLYCGIDLHSNNCVISIINENDRVCFEKRLPNDIHHILDVLQRFKQDLYACVVESTYNWYWLVDKLVEQGFNVKLAHTTAIPQYSGLKHCNDQSDARHLAHLLRLGILPEGYIYPAEQRGLRDLLRRRLLFVRQRTLYLLSLQSLIARQAGLQMSANQIKSLKGEQIDSLFDPPIRLGAQLTFLALEWQTKAIKLIERDVYKQMGHSVLYDLINSIPGVGKVLASTIVLETGSIERFPGPGNYASYARCVSADRISNGKTKGHGNAKSGNKYLSWAFMEAAHFGAIWSPGIKRYYLKKQQKRHVMVAKKAVANKLARACYFMLKREEPFDEKRAFS is encoded by the coding sequence ATGACACTTTATTGCGGTATCGACCTACACAGCAACAATTGCGTCATCTCTATTATCAATGAAAATGACCGGGTCTGCTTTGAAAAACGGTTGCCTAACGATATTCATCACATTCTCGATGTGTTGCAACGCTTCAAACAAGACCTCTATGCATGTGTGGTGGAATCTACTTATAACTGGTATTGGCTGGTCGACAAACTGGTTGAGCAGGGCTTCAACGTTAAGTTGGCACATACCACCGCTATTCCTCAGTACTCCGGCCTGAAACACTGTAATGATCAGAGTGATGCACGTCATCTGGCGCATCTGTTACGTCTGGGCATCTTACCTGAAGGGTATATTTATCCGGCAGAACAACGGGGCTTGCGGGACCTTCTCCGCCGGCGATTACTGTTTGTCAGACAACGAACACTTTATCTGCTCAGCCTGCAAAGCCTCATTGCCCGTCAGGCTGGACTGCAAATGTCTGCCAATCAAATAAAGTCCCTGAAGGGAGAGCAAATCGACTCATTGTTTGATCCCCCTATACGACTGGGGGCTCAGCTAACCTTTCTTGCGTTGGAATGGCAGACAAAGGCTATCAAACTGATCGAACGGGATGTGTATAAACAAATGGGTCATTCAGTACTGTATGACCTGATCAACAGCATACCGGGAGTTGGGAAGGTACTTGCCTCAACCATTGTTCTGGAAACAGGCAGTATTGAACGCTTCCCCGGCCCCGGTAACTATGCTTCTTATGCTCGCTGTGTCAGCGCTGACAGAATCAGCAATGGCAAAACAAAAGGCCATGGCAATGCTAAAAGCGGTAATAAATATCTGAGCTGGGCATTTATGGAAGCGGCTCACTTTGGTGCAATCTGGAGCCCAGGGATTAAACGTTACTATCTGAAAAAACAACAGAAACGTCATGTGATGGTTGCGAAGAAAGCCGTTGCTAATAAACTGGCCCGGGCCTGTTATTTTATGTTGAAGCGTGAGGAACCATTCGATGAAAAACGCGCCTTCAGCTAG